A portion of the bacterium genome contains these proteins:
- a CDS encoding acyl-CoA dehydrogenase family protein, whose product MDYALTEEQVAIKDIAKKIADSKIRPKAAELDEKEEFPTEIIKVIAQSDLFGLYIPVEYGGFGGGCFELCLATEEFSKACGGVAVCFAASALGAYPIVLYGSEEQKKKYLPDIAKGKKLAAFAITEPDAGSDAGSLKTSASKTEGGYILQGTKQWITNGGEAEIYTIIAMTDKTKGSRGASCFILEKGMSGFEFGKKEKKLGIRCSATRELIFKDCFVPAENIIAREGMGFIVAMRTFDNSRPGIAAQAIGIAQGALDLALKYANERVQFGQKISSFQGIQWMFADMATKIESARALTYAVCRMIDKGEKDVSMESAQAKLFASDTAMEVTTNCLQLFGGYGYMREYPIEKYMRDAKITQIYEGTNQIQRNIIALKLIKEMAKQ is encoded by the coding sequence ATAGATTATGCATTAACAGAAGAGCAGGTAGCAATAAAGGATATTGCCAAAAAAATTGCAGATAGCAAGATAAGACCAAAGGCAGCAGAGCTTGATGAAAAAGAGGAATTTCCTACAGAAATCATTAAGGTAATTGCTCAATCTGACCTGTTTGGTTTATATATCCCAGTAGAATATGGTGGATTTGGTGGTGGATGCTTTGAGCTTTGCTTGGCAACTGAGGAGTTTTCAAAAGCCTGTGGAGGTGTTGCCGTTTGTTTTGCAGCATCTGCTTTGGGTGCATATCCTATAGTTTTATATGGCTCTGAAGAGCAAAAGAAAAAATACCTTCCCGATATTGCCAAAGGAAAGAAATTAGCCGCCTTTGCCATTACTGAGCCAGATGCAGGAAGTGATGCAGGCTCTCTAAAGACATCTGCTTCTAAAACAGAAGGTGGATATATCCTGCAGGGGACAAAGCAATGGATAACAAATGGTGGGGAGGCAGAAATCTATACAATAATTGCAATGACAGATAAAACAAAGGGTTCCCGTGGTGCATCCTGCTTTATTTTGGAAAAGGGGATGTCTGGCTTTGAGTTTGGAAAAAAGGAGAAAAAGCTTGGGATAAGATGCTCGGCAACAAGGGAGCTTATATTTAAGGATTGCTTTGTTCCAGCGGAAAATATAATAGCGAGGGAGGGAATGGGATTTATTGTTGCTATGAGGACATTTGATAACTCCCGTCCTGGAATTGCTGCTCAAGCAATTGGAATAGCACAAGGTGCATTAGACCTTGCATTAAAATATGCCAATGAAAGGGTTCAATTTGGACAGAAAATCTCATCGTTTCAGGGGATACAATGGATGTTTGCAGATATGGCAACAAAGATTGAGTCAGCAAGGGCATTAACTTATGCTGTCTGCAGGATGATTGACAAAGGAGAAAAGGATGTTTCAATGGAATCAGCACAAGCAAAGCTATTTGCATCAGATACCGCAATGGAGGTTACAACAAATTGCCTCCAGCTCTTTGGTGGATATGGATATATGAGGGAATACCCAATTGAAAAGTATATGAGGGATGCAAAGATAACCCAAATCTATGAAGGAACAAATCAAATCCAGCGAAACATCATTGCTTTAAAGCTTATAAAAGAGATGGCCAAACAGTGA
- a CDS encoding type II toxin-antitoxin system RelE/ParE family toxin — MKVIFNEFARYKFEDAIEFYELEYPKLGKRFKEEVKRSIQRIVKYPKAWSIERGEIRRYLIHKFPYKILYSIEKDHIYIIAIAHQHRKPNYWIGRMIEK, encoded by the coding sequence TTGAAGGTAATCTTTAATGAATTTGCAAGATATAAATTTGAAGATGCTATTGAATTTTATGAGCTTGAATACCCGAAATTGGGTAAAAGATTTAAAGAGGAGGTGAAAAGGTCTATCCAGAGAATTGTTAAATATCCTAAGGCATGGTCTATAGAAAGGGGAGAAATAAGAAGATACTTAATTCATAAGTTTCCCTATAAAATCTTATATTCAATAGAGAAAGACCATATTTATATTATTGCAATAGCACATCAACATAGGAAGCCAAATTACTGGATAGGTCGCATGATTGAAAAATGA
- a CDS encoding addiction module protein: MESSKALLERALDLKPQERFIVIEKLLLSLDEPNKNIDEIWALEAEKRLSAYRSGKLKGIPSEEVFEGNL, encoded by the coding sequence ATGGAGTCTAGTAAAGCTTTGCTGGAAAGGGCTTTGGATTTGAAACCACAGGAAAGATTTATTGTCATTGAGAAGCTCTTGTTGAGCCTTGATGAACCAAATAAAAACATAGATGAAATTTGGGCCCTTGAGGCTGAAAAACGGCTTTCTGCATACAGAAGCGGTAAATTAAAAGGTATTCCATCTGAAGAGGTCTTTGAAGGTAATCTTTAA
- a CDS encoding DJ-1/PfpI family protein codes for MEVKKSVCMIVASSDFRDEEFTEPKRIFETSGIKVVVASSKLSPSKGYFGAVAKPEILVENINVDEFDAIVFIGGSGASEYFNNPKALKVAKDSYMKNKVLSAICLAPSILANAGVLKGKKATAFSSEKNNLIKNGAIWTGANVEIDGKIVTADGPNSAHLFGRTILNLLSK; via the coding sequence ATGGAGGTTAAGAAAAGTGTTTGTATGATTGTTGCATCATCTGATTTTAGGGATGAGGAATTTACAGAGCCTAAGAGAATATTTGAGACCTCAGGAATAAAGGTTGTTGTTGCCTCATCAAAGCTTTCTCCATCAAAGGGCTATTTTGGAGCGGTTGCAAAGCCAGAGATTCTGGTAGAGAATATAAATGTAGATGAATTTGATGCAATTGTTTTTATTGGAGGCTCAGGTGCTTCGGAATACTTTAATAACCCTAAAGCATTAAAGGTAGCAAAGGATAGCTATATGAAAAATAAGGTTTTGTCAGCAATCTGCCTTGCTCCTTCTATCCTTGCAAATGCTGGTGTTCTTAAAGGGAAAAAGGCAACGGCATTTTCCTCTGAAAAGAATAATTTAATAAAAAATGGTGCGATTTGGACGGGTGCGAATGTAGAAATAGATGGAAAGATTGTAACCGCAGATGGCCCAAATTCTGCACATCTCTTTGGAAGGACAATTTTAAACCTCCTTTCTAAATAA